A window from Sinorhizobium fredii encodes these proteins:
- a CDS encoding MarR family transcriptional regulator, protein MPVELTPSQALGLWHAVSIEQVRVDSRDLTLRQMAILLEIYLVPPPHTVRGLAAKLGVTKPVITRALDTMGALGLVDRVRDERDRRNVVIKRTVEGALYLEKFGDLIINQGRKL, encoded by the coding sequence TTGCCGGTCGAACTGACACCCTCGCAAGCGCTGGGGCTTTGGCATGCCGTCTCGATCGAGCAGGTCCGGGTCGACAGCCGCGATCTGACGCTCCGCCAGATGGCGATCCTGCTCGAAATCTATCTCGTGCCGCCGCCGCACACGGTGCGCGGTCTTGCTGCCAAGCTCGGCGTGACGAAACCGGTGATCACCCGCGCTCTCGATACGATGGGGGCGCTCGGCCTCGTCGATCGGGTGCGCGACGAGCGCGACAGGCGTAATGTGGTCATCAAGCGGACCGTCGAGGGCGCGCTCTATCTTGAAAAATTCGGCGATCTGATCATCAATCAGGGCCGCAAATTGTGA
- a CDS encoding ABC transporter ATP-binding protein produces the protein MTDTLLSVRDLSVAFHQGGNTSIAVDHISFNIKRGETVALVGESGSGKSVSANSILKLLPYPAASHPSGEILFNGKDLLKASDAELRHVRGNDITMIFQEPMTSLNPLHTIEQQIGEILELHQDVKGPAARAKTLELLDQVGIREAEKRLGAYPHQLSGGQRQRVMIAMALANRPELLIADEPTTALDVTVQAQILELLKSLKDQHGMSMLFITHDLGIVRKIADRVCVMTKGKIVETGPTAEIFANPQHAYTRHLLASEPKGEPPPSDPSKPIVVEGKDVKVWFPIKAGFLRRVVDHVKAVDGIDLTLRAGQTLGVVGESGSGKTTLGLALTRLISSKGRIAFVGQDIDAYSFREMRPLRNRMQVVFQDPYGSLSPRMSVADIIGEGLKIHERALSDDERDARVAAALQEVGLDPATRWRYPHEFSGGQRQRIAIARAMVLKPQFVMLDEPTSALDMSVQAQVVDLLRDLQRKHNLAYLFISHDLKVVRALANEVIVMRLGKVVEQGPAERIFEAPVEDYTKALMAAAFNLEAVNLSAIRQ, from the coding sequence ATGACAGACACCCTCCTCTCCGTGCGCGATCTCTCCGTCGCCTTCCACCAGGGCGGCAACACCTCCATCGCCGTCGACCACATCTCCTTCAACATCAAGCGCGGCGAGACGGTGGCGCTTGTCGGCGAATCCGGCTCGGGCAAGTCGGTCTCGGCGAATTCGATCCTGAAGCTCCTGCCCTACCCGGCTGCGAGCCATCCGAGCGGCGAAATCCTCTTCAACGGCAAGGATCTCCTGAAGGCGAGCGATGCCGAATTGCGCCATGTGCGCGGCAACGACATCACCATGATCTTCCAGGAGCCGATGACGTCGCTCAATCCGCTGCACACGATCGAGCAGCAGATCGGCGAAATCCTCGAATTGCACCAGGACGTGAAGGGGCCCGCGGCGCGAGCGAAAACGCTGGAGCTCCTCGATCAGGTCGGCATCCGCGAGGCAGAAAAGCGGCTCGGCGCCTATCCGCACCAGCTTTCCGGGGGCCAGCGCCAGCGCGTGATGATCGCCATGGCGCTCGCCAACCGGCCGGAACTCCTGATCGCCGACGAGCCGACCACCGCGCTCGACGTCACCGTCCAGGCGCAGATCCTCGAACTCCTGAAGTCGCTCAAGGACCAGCACGGCATGTCCATGCTGTTCATCACCCATGACCTCGGCATCGTCCGCAAGATCGCAGACCGGGTCTGCGTGATGACCAAGGGCAAGATCGTCGAGACCGGCCCGACCGCCGAGATCTTCGCCAATCCGCAGCATGCCTATACACGGCATCTGCTCGCCTCCGAGCCGAAGGGCGAGCCGCCGCCTTCCGACCCATCGAAGCCGATCGTCGTCGAAGGCAAGGACGTGAAGGTCTGGTTCCCGATCAAGGCCGGCTTCCTGCGCCGTGTCGTCGATCATGTGAAGGCGGTGGACGGCATCGATCTGACGCTGCGTGCCGGCCAGACGCTCGGCGTCGTCGGCGAATCCGGTTCGGGCAAGACGACGCTCGGCCTGGCGCTGACGCGGCTGATCTCGTCGAAGGGACGGATCGCCTTCGTCGGCCAGGACATCGACGCCTATAGTTTCCGCGAGATGCGGCCGCTCCGGAACCGCATGCAGGTGGTCTTCCAAGATCCTTACGGCTCCCTCAGCCCGCGCATGTCGGTCGCCGACATCATCGGCGAGGGGCTGAAGATTCATGAGAGGGCGCTCTCCGACGACGAGCGCGATGCACGCGTTGCCGCAGCGCTGCAGGAGGTCGGGCTCGACCCGGCCACCCGCTGGCGCTACCCGCATGAATTCTCCGGCGGCCAGCGGCAGCGCATCGCGATTGCACGGGCAATGGTCCTCAAGCCGCAATTCGTCATGCTCGACGAGCCGACCTCGGCCCTCGACATGAGCGTCCAGGCGCAAGTGGTCGACCTCCTGCGCGATCTGCAGCGCAAGCACAATCTCGCCTATCTGTTCATCAGCCACGACCTGAAGGTGGTGCGGGCGCTCGCCAACGAGGTGATCGTCATGCGGCTCGGCAAGGTGGTCGAACAGGGACCGGCCGAACGGATCTTCGAGGCGCCCGTCGAAGACTATACCAAGGCGCTGATGGCCGCCGCCTTCAATCTCGAGGCCGTCAACCTTTCCGCCATCCGTCAGTAG
- a CDS encoding 2-hydroxyacid dehydrogenase: MPAKSPIIVDLKFIPEEVGAALKGAFSGREVINLADPSHRGRDLSAIDYAVVWKSAPDLFSRAPDLKVVFSGGAGVDHVLTLPGLPDVPLVRFVDRTLTTRMSEWVVMQCLLHLRQHRAYEALASNREWRDLSQPEAADVTVGIMGMGVLGQDAARKLAVMGFEVIGWSRTKRTVEGIDTYDAAGLDSFLGRTDFLVGLLPLTPDTRGIFNAALFRKLSRKGPFGAPVFINAGRGGSQVEADILECLDSGVLGGASLDVFEREPLTPESRFWDMPNVYVTPHVAASSDVKALFAHVEEQITRFESGLPLEHVVDKVAGY; this comes from the coding sequence ATGCCTGCCAAGAGCCCCATCATCGTCGACCTGAAATTCATTCCGGAGGAAGTGGGCGCCGCCCTTAAGGGCGCCTTTTCCGGACGCGAGGTGATCAACCTCGCGGATCCGTCCCATCGCGGCCGGGACCTCTCGGCGATCGATTATGCGGTGGTCTGGAAGTCGGCGCCCGACCTCTTCTCTCGCGCACCGGACCTGAAGGTCGTCTTTTCCGGCGGCGCCGGTGTCGATCACGTTCTGACGCTGCCGGGCCTGCCCGATGTGCCGCTGGTGCGCTTCGTCGACCGGACGCTGACGACCCGGATGAGCGAATGGGTGGTGATGCAATGCCTCCTGCATCTGCGCCAACATCGCGCCTATGAGGCGCTGGCCAGCAATCGCGAGTGGCGGGACCTAAGCCAACCGGAAGCCGCCGACGTTACCGTCGGCATCATGGGAATGGGCGTGCTCGGCCAGGACGCCGCCCGCAAGCTCGCGGTGATGGGCTTCGAGGTCATCGGCTGGTCGCGAACCAAGCGAACCGTCGAGGGCATCGACACCTATGATGCCGCCGGCCTCGACTCCTTCCTCGGCCGGACGGATTTTTTGGTCGGGCTGCTGCCGCTGACGCCGGATACGAGGGGCATTTTCAACGCAGCCCTCTTCAGGAAGCTCAGCCGCAAGGGACCTTTCGGCGCACCGGTTTTCATCAATGCCGGCCGCGGCGGCAGCCAGGTCGAAGCCGACATCCTCGAATGCCTCGATTCAGGCGTTCTGGGTGGAGCCTCGCTCGACGTCTTCGAAAGAGAGCCGCTGACGCCCGAAAGCCGCTTCTGGGACATGCCGAACGTCTATGTGACGCCGCACGTCGCCGCCTCCTCCGACGTCAAAGCACTCTTTGCCCATGTCGAAGAGCAGATCACCCGCTTCGAAAGCGGCCTGCCGCTGGAGCATGTGGTGGATAAGGTAGCCGGCTATTGA
- a CDS encoding ABC transporter permease: MSTVATYSQAPEKGWLTPIGRRRWQNFKANRRGYWSLWIFLVLFGLSLCAEFIANDKPIVASYKGEILFPVLVDYPEEKFGGFLAETDFRSDFIRDEIEANGWMIWPPIRYSYQTVNSNIPHSAPTAPFWLMSEEERCSAYPQGSADRGCILGNLNWLGTDDQARDVMARMIYGFRISVLFGLALTLASAVIGVSAGAVQGYFGGWTDLLLQRFIEIWSSMPVLYILLIIAAILPPGFFILLGIMLLFSWVGFVGVVRAEFLRARNFEYVNAARALGVGNGTIMYRHLLPNAMVATLTFLPFILSGSITTLTSLDFLGFGMPPGSPSLGEMIAQGKSNLQAPWLGLTAFCAMSVMLSLLIFVGEATRDAFDPRKTFR; the protein is encoded by the coding sequence ATGAGCACCGTCGCGACCTATTCACAAGCGCCGGAAAAGGGCTGGCTGACGCCGATCGGCCGGCGCCGCTGGCAGAATTTCAAGGCAAACCGGCGCGGCTACTGGTCGCTCTGGATCTTTCTCGTGCTTTTCGGCCTCAGCCTCTGCGCCGAGTTCATCGCCAACGACAAGCCGATCGTTGCTTCCTACAAGGGCGAGATCCTGTTTCCGGTGCTGGTGGATTACCCGGAAGAGAAATTCGGCGGCTTCCTGGCCGAGACCGACTTCCGCTCCGATTTCATCCGCGACGAGATCGAGGCGAATGGCTGGATGATCTGGCCGCCGATCCGCTATTCCTATCAGACCGTCAACTCCAATATTCCGCATTCGGCGCCGACTGCGCCCTTCTGGCTGATGAGCGAGGAGGAGCGCTGCTCGGCCTATCCGCAAGGGTCGGCGGATCGCGGCTGCATACTCGGCAATTTGAACTGGCTGGGTACGGACGATCAGGCGCGCGACGTCATGGCGCGCATGATCTACGGTTTCCGCATCTCGGTGCTGTTCGGCCTGGCGCTCACTCTCGCCTCGGCGGTGATCGGCGTTTCGGCCGGGGCAGTGCAGGGCTATTTCGGCGGCTGGACGGACCTTTTATTGCAGCGCTTCATCGAAATCTGGTCGTCGATGCCGGTGCTCTACATCCTGCTGATCATCGCCGCCATCCTGCCGCCGGGCTTCTTCATCCTGCTCGGCATCATGCTGCTCTTTTCCTGGGTCGGCTTTGTCGGCGTGGTGCGGGCCGAATTCCTGCGCGCCCGCAATTTCGAATACGTCAATGCGGCCCGCGCGCTCGGCGTCGGCAACGGCACGATCATGTACCGGCACCTCTTGCCGAACGCGATGGTGGCGACGCTGACCTTCCTGCCCTTCATCCTGTCGGGCTCGATCACAACGCTCACCTCGCTCGACTTCCTGGGTTTCGGCATGCCGCCCGGCTCGCCCTCGCTCGGCGAGATGATCGCCCAGGGGAAATCGAACCTGCAGGCACCCTGGCTCGGGCTTACCGCCTTCTGCGCCATGTCGGTCATGCTGTCGCTCTTGATCTTCGTCGGCGAGGCAACGCGCGACGCCTTCGACCCGAGGAAGACATTCCGGTGA
- a CDS encoding leucyl aminopeptidase family protein — MAPFQFIERPSPFNTSAGKTLPIFAVTPAHIDTGSIDPIALDWARKAGFKAESGAVLLIPSADGHLGGALFGLGSRPSEAPFLTGKLARSLPPGKWHIETAPLTANRLALGYGLGSYRFERYKSPRPEAPTLMIPADADAADIKRQLAGVFLARDLINTPTNDMGPEALESVFRALAAHYKADVSVISGEALLTQNFPLVHTVGRASAEAPRLLELRWGKKGHRKVTLVGKGVCFDTGGLDIKTAASMHLMKKDMGGAANVLGLALMIMDAKLKVELRVIVPAVENSISSNAFRPGDIYRSRKGLTVQIDNTDAEGRLILADALAYADQEKTDLMVDMATLTGAARVALGPDLPPFFTDDEDLARDLFEASLTVDDPLWRMPLYMGYDKDVSARIADLTNAPSGGMAGSITAALFLKRFVTNAKSWVHFDIYAWAQSERPHSPVGGEAQAIRALYHHIGRLAG; from the coding sequence ATGGCTCCCTTCCAGTTCATCGAGCGGCCGTCGCCCTTCAACACCAGTGCCGGCAAGACGCTGCCCATCTTTGCGGTGACGCCGGCGCATATCGATACGGGGAGCATCGACCCGATCGCTCTCGATTGGGCGAGGAAGGCCGGGTTCAAGGCGGAGTCGGGTGCCGTCCTCCTCATTCCTTCTGCCGATGGTCATCTCGGCGGTGCACTGTTCGGCCTCGGCTCAAGGCCGTCGGAGGCCCCCTTCCTGACCGGCAAGCTCGCGCGCAGCCTGCCGCCCGGCAAATGGCACATCGAAACGGCGCCGCTGACCGCCAATCGCCTGGCGCTCGGCTACGGTCTCGGCTCCTATCGTTTCGAGCGCTATAAGTCCCCCAGGCCCGAGGCGCCGACGCTGATGATCCCGGCCGACGCGGACGCGGCCGATATCAAACGGCAGCTCGCCGGCGTCTTCCTGGCGCGCGACCTGATCAACACGCCGACCAACGACATGGGGCCGGAAGCGCTGGAATCGGTTTTCCGAGCGCTTGCCGCGCACTATAAGGCGGATGTCTCGGTGATCTCCGGGGAGGCCCTGCTGACCCAGAACTTCCCGCTGGTGCATACGGTGGGCCGGGCCAGCGCCGAGGCGCCACGGCTCCTGGAGCTGCGCTGGGGCAAGAAAGGGCACCGGAAGGTGACGCTCGTCGGCAAGGGCGTGTGCTTCGACACCGGCGGCCTCGACATCAAGACGGCCGCCTCGATGCATTTGATGAAGAAGGACATGGGCGGCGCCGCAAACGTCCTGGGCCTGGCGCTGATGATCATGGACGCGAAGCTGAAGGTCGAGCTCCGCGTCATCGTACCGGCCGTCGAGAATTCCATTTCCTCCAACGCCTTCCGCCCCGGCGACATCTACCGGAGCCGCAAGGGCCTGACGGTGCAGATCGACAACACCGACGCCGAGGGCCGGCTGATTCTTGCCGACGCGCTCGCCTATGCCGACCAGGAGAAGACCGACCTGATGGTCGACATGGCGACGCTTACCGGGGCGGCACGCGTGGCGCTCGGCCCAGACCTGCCGCCCTTCTTTACCGACGACGAGGATCTCGCCCGCGACCTTTTCGAGGCGAGCCTGACTGTGGACGACCCGCTCTGGCGTATGCCGCTCTACATGGGCTACGACAAGGACGTCTCGGCCCGCATCGCGGACCTCACCAACGCTCCCTCGGGCGGCATGGCCGGCTCGATCACAGCGGCGCTGTTCCTCAAGCGCTTCGTCACCAATGCGAAGAGCTGGGTGCATTTCGATATTTACGCCTGGGCGCAATCCGAGCGGCCGCATTCGCCCGTCGGCGGCGAGGCGCAGGCGATCCGGGCGCTTTATCACCATATCGGGCGGTTGGCGGGGTAG
- a CDS encoding microcin C ABC transporter permease YejB: MGAYILRRLLLMIPTIIGIMAISFAVVQFAPGGPVEQVISDLTNAAGSDRLSGSGGDLLQGGGDEGGRYRGAQGLDPEFIAKLEKQFGFDKPPLERFLGMMWNYARFDFGESFFRNTSVVDLIIEKMPVSISLGVWILIFSYAISIPLGIRKAVSDGSTFDVWTSGIIVIGYAVPSFLFAILLIVIFAGGSFFDWFPLRGLVSDNFHELPWYQKILDYFWHMTLPLITLLLSAFATTTLLTKNSFIDEIKKQYVTTARAKGLSERKVLYGHVFRNAMLIIIAGFPGAFISAFFTGSLLIEYIFSLDGLGRLGYDAVVKRDYPIVFATLYIFSLMGLIVSLISDLIYTWVDPRIDFERRDV, from the coding sequence ATGGGTGCCTATATCCTGCGCCGGCTGCTCCTGATGATCCCGACGATCATCGGCATCATGGCGATCTCCTTTGCCGTCGTGCAGTTCGCGCCGGGCGGCCCGGTGGAGCAGGTGATTTCGGACCTCACCAATGCAGCCGGCTCCGATCGGCTTTCCGGCAGCGGCGGCGATCTCCTGCAGGGAGGCGGCGACGAGGGCGGGCGCTATCGCGGCGCGCAGGGGCTCGATCCGGAATTCATCGCCAAGCTCGAGAAGCAGTTCGGCTTCGACAAGCCGCCGCTCGAGCGCTTTCTCGGCATGATGTGGAACTATGCCCGCTTCGATTTCGGCGAGAGCTTCTTCCGCAACACCTCGGTCGTCGACCTCATCATCGAGAAAATGCCGGTGTCGATCTCGCTCGGCGTCTGGATCCTGATCTTCTCCTACGCCATCTCGATTCCCCTCGGCATCCGGAAGGCGGTCTCCGACGGTTCGACCTTCGACGTCTGGACCTCCGGCATAATCGTCATCGGTTACGCGGTGCCGAGCTTCCTCTTCGCCATCCTGCTGATCGTGATTTTCGCCGGCGGCTCCTTCTTCGACTGGTTCCCCCTGCGCGGCCTCGTCTCGGACAATTTCCACGAGCTTCCCTGGTACCAGAAGATCCTCGATTACTTCTGGCACATGACGCTGCCGCTGATCACGCTGCTGCTTTCGGCCTTCGCGACGACGACGCTGCTGACGAAAAATTCCTTCATCGACGAGATCAAGAAGCAATATGTGACGACGGCACGCGCCAAGGGGCTCAGCGAGCGCAAGGTGCTCTACGGCCACGTTTTCCGCAATGCGATGCTGATCATCATCGCGGGCTTCCCTGGCGCCTTCATCTCCGCCTTCTTCACCGGCTCGCTGTTGATCGAATACATCTTCTCCCTCGATGGGCTCGGCCGCCTCGGCTACGACGCCGTCGTCAAGCGCGACTATCCGATCGTCTTCGCCACCCTCTACATCTTCTCGCTGATGGGTCTCATCGTCAGCCTCATCTCCGACCTGATCTACACCTGGGTCGACCCACGCATCGACTTCGAGCGGAGGGACGTCTGA
- a CDS encoding NlpC/P60 family protein: MPEVLDRRLNAYREDLAEERLRGLVEAKRFVEGTPAVVSVPVVPLRARPDLACGTDTEVLYGETVRVLDAADGWAWVKSERDGYVGYVPQDTVGQVGAAATHIVTVPRTFAYRGADLRFPLAFALSMGSRINVVGEAETRGTRYVLLDGGLAVVANHCTPADAPIGDDYVAIATRFMETPYLWGGRSGFGIDCSGLVQLAMQMTGREAPRDTDMQLALGQPIGRDELARGDLVFWKGHVAIMEDEETLVHANGHTMTVAREGLDDAIRRIGWLYGEPTGYRRP; the protein is encoded by the coding sequence ATGCCCGAAGTGCTCGATCGCCGTCTCAATGCCTATCGCGAGGACCTCGCGGAGGAGCGCCTGCGCGGCCTCGTTGAAGCGAAGCGCTTCGTCGAAGGGACGCCGGCTGTCGTGTCCGTGCCCGTGGTGCCGCTGAGGGCGAGGCCGGATCTTGCCTGCGGCACCGACACGGAAGTGCTCTATGGCGAAACGGTTCGCGTGCTCGACGCAGCCGACGGATGGGCCTGGGTCAAGTCGGAACGCGACGGCTATGTCGGCTACGTGCCGCAGGACACGGTGGGGCAGGTTGGTGCGGCGGCAACCCATATCGTCACCGTGCCGCGAACATTTGCCTATCGCGGCGCGGACCTGCGCTTTCCGCTGGCCTTTGCACTTTCCATGGGAAGCCGGATCAATGTCGTCGGCGAAGCGGAGACACGCGGCACCCGCTATGTCCTGCTCGACGGTGGTCTGGCGGTGGTTGCCAACCATTGCACGCCGGCCGATGCGCCGATCGGCGACGACTATGTCGCGATCGCCACCCGTTTCATGGAAACCCCCTATCTCTGGGGCGGCCGCTCCGGCTTCGGCATCGATTGCTCCGGCCTCGTGCAATTGGCGATGCAAATGACGGGGCGGGAGGCGCCGCGCGACACCGACATGCAGCTCGCTCTCGGTCAGCCGATCGGCCGCGACGAGCTCGCCCGGGGCGATCTCGTCTTCTGGAAGGGCCATGTGGCCATCATGGAGGACGAGGAGACCCTTGTGCATGCCAACGGCCATACGATGACGGTGGCGCGCGAGGGGCTCGACGATGCGATCCGCCGCATCGGCTGGCTCTACGGAGAGCCGACAGGGTATCGACGACCTTGA
- a CDS encoding extracellular solute-binding protein, with the protein MPNSRRTLKLGLPATLFTAALLLLSPASRAEEQPVWRHGTSSIDEPKYKAGFPHFDYVNPDAPKGGELRLSENGTFDTFNPILAKGEAATGVASHVFETLLKSAEDEITTSYGLLAEGVSYPDDISSATFRLRAEAKWADGKPVTPEDVVFSFDMVKEHNPLLTNYYRHVVSAEKTGERDITFRFDEKNNKELPNILGQFPIVPKHWWEGQDAKGNKRDISRTTLEPVMGSGPYKIASFQPGGSIRFELRDDYWAKTLNVNVGQYNFGAITYAYFSDRNVQFEAFRAGNIDFYQDNSASHWATAYDFPAMKDGRVIRAEIENPLRATGIMQAFVPNMRREKFRDQRVREALNYAFDFEDLNRSLAHNAFQRVDSYFWGTELASSNLPEGREKEILEELKDKVPAAVFTTPYKNPVNGDPQKVRENLRKALELFKDAGYTLKGNRLVNAKTGEPFSFELLLSNPSFERTVTPFVNSVKKIGIDARIRTVDDSQYTNRIRSFDYDMIYGIWAQTLVPGNEQIDYWGSASVDQPGSRNYAGIADPAIDELIRKIIFAPNREELVATTRALDRVLLAHHYVVPLFYSKSVRVAYWNHLARPKELPYYGTGFPDAWWSKNAAAK; encoded by the coding sequence ATGCCAAACTCCCGCAGGACCTTGAAACTTGGCCTTCCTGCCACGCTTTTCACAGCAGCGCTTCTTCTCCTCTCTCCTGCGTCGCGGGCCGAAGAACAGCCCGTCTGGCGCCATGGCACGTCGTCGATCGATGAGCCCAAGTACAAGGCAGGCTTCCCGCACTTCGACTATGTCAATCCGGATGCACCAAAGGGCGGAGAGCTGCGTCTCTCGGAAAACGGCACGTTCGACACGTTCAATCCCATCCTCGCCAAGGGCGAAGCGGCGACCGGCGTAGCATCCCACGTCTTTGAAACGCTCCTGAAATCCGCCGAGGATGAGATCACCACATCCTACGGATTGCTAGCCGAGGGAGTCTCCTATCCCGACGATATTTCCTCAGCCACATTTCGTCTGCGCGCGGAGGCCAAGTGGGCCGATGGAAAGCCAGTGACGCCGGAGGATGTCGTCTTTTCCTTCGACATGGTGAAGGAGCACAATCCACTTTTGACCAACTATTACCGCCACGTGGTTTCAGCGGAAAAAACGGGCGAGCGCGATATTACCTTCCGCTTCGACGAGAAGAACAACAAGGAACTGCCGAACATTCTCGGCCAGTTCCCGATCGTGCCGAAGCACTGGTGGGAAGGGCAGGACGCCAAGGGCAACAAGCGCGACATCAGCCGCACAACGCTGGAACCGGTCATGGGCTCCGGACCCTACAAGATCGCTTCGTTCCAGCCGGGCGGCTCGATCCGTTTCGAATTGCGGGACGACTATTGGGCCAAGACCCTCAACGTCAATGTCGGTCAGTACAATTTCGGCGCGATCACCTATGCCTACTTCAGCGACAGGAACGTGCAGTTCGAAGCCTTTCGCGCGGGCAACATCGATTTCTACCAGGACAACAGCGCAAGCCATTGGGCGACGGCCTATGACTTTCCGGCCATGAAAGACGGGCGCGTGATCCGCGCGGAGATAGAGAACCCCCTGCGCGCGACCGGAATTATGCAGGCCTTCGTGCCGAACATGCGCCGCGAAAAATTCAGGGATCAGCGGGTGCGCGAGGCGCTGAATTACGCCTTCGACTTCGAGGATCTGAACCGCAGCCTCGCCCATAACGCCTTCCAGCGCGTCGACAGCTATTTCTGGGGCACCGAGCTTGCCTCCTCCAACCTTCCCGAAGGCCGCGAGAAGGAAATCCTTGAGGAACTGAAGGACAAGGTTCCTGCCGCCGTCTTTACCACGCCCTATAAGAACCCCGTAAATGGCGACCCGCAGAAGGTGCGCGAGAACTTGCGCAAGGCTCTCGAACTGTTCAAGGACGCAGGTTACACGCTCAAGGGCAACCGATTGGTGAACGCCAAGACCGGCGAGCCCTTCAGCTTCGAACTCCTTCTGTCCAATCCGTCTTTTGAGCGCACGGTCACGCCGTTCGTCAACAGCGTGAAGAAGATCGGCATCGATGCTCGCATACGGACCGTCGACGACTCGCAATACACCAATCGCATCAGAAGCTTCGACTACGACATGATCTATGGCATCTGGGCGCAAACATTGGTGCCCGGCAACGAACAGATCGACTACTGGGGCTCGGCCTCGGTCGACCAGCCGGGATCACGGAACTATGCCGGCATTGCCGATCCGGCCATCGACGAACTCATACGGAAAATCATCTTCGCTCCGAACCGCGAGGAACTGGTTGCAACGACACGGGCACTCGACCGCGTTCTTCTTGCCCATCACTACGTCGTGCCGCTGTTCTACTCGAAGTCGGTGCGCGTTGCCTATTGGAACCATCTCGCCCGTCCCAAGGAGCTTCCGTACTACGGGACAGGCTTCCCGGATGCCTGGTGGTCGAAAAACGCCGCTGCCAAATGA
- a CDS encoding tetratricopeptide repeat protein — MTTKNILSSFMQRLSAGAAVALMALALGGCAGQEGRKELTTGSIPKLSKPVQSMNATELAAAAESIGQAYERDPKNREAGLNYANLLRMTGRNEQALAVMQQVAINHPTDREVLGAYGKTQAAAGQLEQALATIGRAQTPDRPDWKLKSAEGAVLDQLGRASEARLRYREALDLQPNEPTILSNLGMSYLLTKDLKTAETYLRSAADQPGAGSSVRQNLALAVGLQGRFQEAETIARQELTPEQAEANVAYLRSMLSQKGAWTELAKADEGNTN; from the coding sequence ATGACGACGAAAAACATCCTCTCCTCCTTCATGCAACGCCTGTCAGCCGGAGCCGCGGTTGCGCTGATGGCGCTGGCGCTCGGCGGCTGCGCCGGGCAAGAGGGCAGGAAGGAGCTGACGACCGGCTCGATCCCGAAGCTCTCGAAACCGGTGCAATCGATGAACGCCACCGAGCTCGCGGCAGCCGCGGAAAGTATCGGCCAAGCCTATGAGCGCGATCCCAAGAACCGCGAGGCGGGCTTGAACTACGCCAATCTGCTGCGGATGACGGGCCGCAACGAACAGGCGCTCGCGGTGATGCAGCAGGTGGCGATCAACCATCCGACGGACCGCGAGGTCCTCGGCGCCTATGGCAAGACCCAGGCCGCCGCCGGGCAGCTCGAACAAGCGCTCGCGACCATCGGCCGGGCGCAGACGCCGGATCGCCCCGACTGGAAGCTGAAATCGGCGGAAGGCGCCGTGCTCGACCAACTCGGCCGTGCCTCCGAGGCGCGCCTGCGCTACCGCGAGGCGCTGGATCTTCAGCCGAACGAGCCCACCATCCTGTCCAATCTCGGAATGTCCTATCTTCTCACCAAGGACCTCAAGACCGCCGAGACCTACCTCCGCTCCGCCGCAGATCAGCCCGGCGCCGGCAGCAGCGTCCGCCAGAACCTCGCCCTTGCCGTCGGTCTGCAGGGCCGTTTCCAGGAGGCCGAAACCATTGCCCGGCAGGAGCTGACGCCCGAGCAGGCGGAGGCCAACGTCGCCTATCTGCGCTCGATGCTGTCGCAGAAGGGCGCCTGGACCGAGCTCGCCAAAGCGGACGAGGGGAATACGAACTAG